The DNA sequence TGGCGCGTCTCGCCGACGCTGCCGCGGCCGTCGACGACGACCACGTCCTCGAAGGCGTCCCAGTCGATAGCGTCGAACTCGGCGTGGGGTGTGACGACGACGACCGCGTCCGGGTCCGTCGTGAGCAGGTCGTCCACGTCGACGCGCTCGCCCGCGAAGTCGCTCGTGTCGTCGAGCACCGGGTCACAGACGAGGACGCGCGCGCCGAGTTCGGCCAGCCGCTCGACGAGCGGCTTTGCGGGCGTCGCGCGAATCTCGGCCACGCCGGGGCGGTAAGTCAGCCCGAGGACGAGCACGGTCGCGTCGGCGACGTGTTTCCCCACCGCGGCGAGTTCGTCCTCGACCTTCTCGGCGGTGAACCGCGGCATCGAGTCGTTGACCTGCCGTGCGGTCCGGAGGAGTGGGGTGTCCCGCTCCACACGGTCCATGACGAAGTACGGATAGTACGGGATGCAGTGGCCGCCGACGCCCGGTCCGGGCGTGTGGATGTCACAGAAGGGCTGGCTGTTGGCCGCGTCGATGGTCTCGACGACGTCGATGCCGAGTTCGTCGGTCAGCGTCGCCAGCTCGTTCGCGAGTGCGATGTTGACGTCGCGGTACAGCCCCTCGAACAGCTTGACGCACTCGGCGGTCGTCGCGTCCGCGACGGGGATGACGTCGTTCGTCGTCAGCGACTCGTAGACCAGCCGCGCGACGCGGGTGCTCTCGGCGTCGACGCCGCCGACGATCTTCGGATGGCCGCCGCGGACGTCCGACAGTGCCCGACCGCTCAGGGTGCGCTCGGGGCAGACCGCGACGCCGAACGCCGCCTCGTCCAGCCCGCTCACTTCGGCGACGAGCGGCCGGACGAGGTCGCGTGCGGTGCCCGGCGGGACCGTACACTCGACGACGACAAGGTCGCCCGCGGTGACGTTCGCGCCGAGCGCGCGGCACGCCGACTCCAGTATCGAGAGGTCGGTCCGGTGGTCGTCGGTGACGAGCGTCGGCACGATGACGACGTGGACGGTCGCCGCCGCATCGCTCGCATCAACCGTCGCACGGAACGCCCCGCGAGTGACCTGCTCGGCGACCGCCTCGGGGAGTCCGGGTTCGCCCGTGACGTGACACTCGCCGGCGTTGAGCGTGTCGACGACTCCCTGGTCGACGTCGACGCCGACGACGTTCCCCGTCGTCTCGGCGTAGACCATCGCCAGCGGCAGCCCCATCTTCCCGAGTCCGTAGACGGCGACCGGCACGTCGCCGCCCTCGAACGCCCGACGCTGTGCGGCGGGCGAGAGCGACGAACCGTAGAGCGAGACGGGGGTCACTCGGCCACCTCCGAGAGCGGCGTCCCTCCGACTGCCCCCGTCGGGCCGTCCCCGACCCGCTCGGTGACGAGCATCGCGAGCGCGAGTGCTCGGAGGCCGTCGTCGATGCCGACCACGGGTTCCGAGCCGGTGGTCGCCGCCTTGACGAACGCCGCGAGTTCGAGCTTCAGCGGTTCGCCCGCCGAGAGCATCGGCTGTTCGATGACGCTCTCGTTGCGGTAGCTGACCTCGCCGCCCTGCCGACGGTACTCGGGGTGGGAGTGGCGGTGGATGCGCAGCGACTGGTCGATGTAGTCGACGGTGACGAAACACTCCTCGGCCGTGACTTCAAGGGTTCGGACCTTCTTCTGGGTGCGGCGGCTGGCGGTCAGCGTCGCGAGCGTCCCGTCGGCGAAGCCGAGATGGGCCGTCGCGTGCTGGCCGTCGGCCGTCCCGAAGCCGTGGACCGACTCGACGCCGCTCCCGGCGAGCGCGCAGACGACGTCGAGGTCGTGAATCATCAGGTCGAGGACGACGCCGTCGTCGATGCGACGCGCTGGCGGCGGCCCGAGCCGGTGGGCTTCGAACGCGACCGGGGTGAGGTCGGCCATCACGTCGAACAGTGCCGTGACCGCCGGGTTGAACCGCTCGACGTGGCCGACCTGGACGACGACGTCGTGGGCGTCGGCGAGGGCAGCCAACTCGCGTCCCTCTTCGACGGTCGCCGTGACGGGCTTCTCGACGAGGACGTGGACGCCAGCCTCGATGGCCTGGCGGGCGACGTCGAAGTGAAAGCGGGTCGGCACGGCGATAGAGACCACGTCGGCGCGAGCGAGCAGTTCGGCGAGGTCGTAGGCGACCGTGTCGAACTCGTCGGCGACCTCACGGGCGAGCGCGTCGTCGACGTCACTGACGCCGACGAGGTCGACGCCGGGGAGTTCCGCGTAGACGCGTGCGTGGTTCCGCCCCATCGCGCCGACGCCGATGACACCCGCTGCAACAGTCGCGCTCATCGGTTCGCCTCCACGTACGCGTGAATCGCGTCGGCGACGCGCTCGACGTCGACCGGTGAGACGCCCGGATGCACGGGCAGCGAGAGCACTTCGTCGGCTGCGCGTTCGGCGATGGGTGCGCGGACGTCGAGTCCGGCGTAGGGTCGCTGGCGGTGGATGGGGATGGGATAGTAGACGCCCGTCCCGATCTCTTCGGCGGCGAGATGGGCGGCTAGGCCGTCGCGGTCGGCGGAGCGCACCGTATACTGGTGGTAGACGTGGCGGAAGCCGTCCGGCTCCATCGGCGTGACGAGCGGCGTGTCGGCGAGCAGGTCGTCGTAGCGCGCGGCGTTCTCGCGGCGGCGGTCGTTGAACCCGGGGAGTCGCGTCAGCTGCACTCGGCCGATGGCCGCCGCGAGGTCGGTCAGCCGGTAGTTGTGGCCGACGGTCGCGTGCTCGTAGCCCGAGACGCGGCCGTGGTCGATGAACCGGCCTGCAGCTTCGGTCAGTTCGGCGGAGTCGGTCGTGATCATCCCGCCCTCGCCCGTGGTCATGTTCTTCGTCGGGTAGAACGAGAAGCAGGCGACGTCGCCGAAGCTCCCGACTCGCTGGCCGTCGACGGCCGCGCCGTGGGCCTGTGCGGCGTCCTCGACGAGCGCGAAGTCGAACTCGTCTGCGAGTTCCTGGAGATGGGCCACGTCGGCCGGGAGACCGAAGAGATGGACCGCGACGACCGCGTCGACCTGCTCGCCCGCGCGGAGCGCGGCTTCGAGCGCGTCGACGTCGAGGTTGTAGGTGAGGGGGTCGATGTCGACGAAGCCCACCTCGGCCCCGCAGAGCGCGGCGGCGTTCGCGCTGGCGACGAACGAGAAGGGCGTCGTCACGACGCGCGAGCCGGGACCGACGCCGAGTGCGACGAGCGCGGCGTGGAGTGCCGTGGTGCCGTTGGAGGTGGCGACGGCGTGGTCGACGCCGCAGAACTCGGCGAACTCGCTCTCGAAGGCCTCGACCTCCGTGCCGTGGGCGAGCTGGCCGCTGCGGACGACGGCGTCGACGCGGGCGCGCTCCTCGTCGCCGAGCGCGGGCGCGGCGATGGCGATGGGTCGGGTGCGGCGGGTGACCGCCTGTGGTCGGCTCGGGCTATCGACGGCCGCGGTGTCGACGCCGCCGTCGGTCGGGATGTCCGAGCTCATCGGATGTGGTTCCCCCCTTTGAGCGACTCGGGCAGCGGTCGGTGGACCGCGGGCGAGCCGACCGCGAGCGTCCGCGGTGGGACGTCGCGCGTGACGACCGCGCCCGCGGCGACGAACGCGCCTTCACCGATGGTGACACCGGGAAGAATGGTCGCGTTCGCGCCGATGGAGACGTGGTCCTCGATGGTCGCGCCGACGAGACCGACGTCCTGTCTGACTGGGTAGGGGTCGTTCGTCAGGACCGCCCCCGGTCCGACGAAGACGTCGTCGCCGATGACCGTCTCGGGCGGGATGTAGACGCCCGTCTGGAGACTGACGCCGGAGCCGACGACGACGCGGCCGTCGACGACGGTGTTCGTGCCGACGAGCACGTCGTCGCCGATGACCGTCTCCGCGCGGATCAGGACGTTGTGGCCGGTGGTGAAGTCGTCGCCGACGACGACGTCGCCGTAGAGGATCGACCCCGAACGGATGGTCGCGCGGTCGCCGACGACCGTCGGGTGCTCCCCGCCGCCGACGCCGAGTTGGACGTCGGGGTCGACAGCCGGGTCGTCGCCGAGTTGATGAAGTATCGTTGTCATAATCGTCTCGTGGTGGTCCCCCACGACGGGGGAGTAGCCTCGACCCAGAGGAGGTGTCTGTGTGGCTTTGTTAGTCGGCCCCTGTGAGCCTCGTAGGGCGGTTCAGCCGACGAAGAATGTGGGTCGCGTGTGGCCCGCGGTCTCGCAAACGGACGGACTCGCGGACGAACGAGTTCAGGTAGTGGGAGTGTCGGGCACGTGCGTCGAGTGCGGATGGGAGAGTGGCAGTAGTGAGTGGCGGGTCCGTGCGTTGGGTCCAGATGGGAGCGCGGCGGGTCCAGGTGCGAGAGCCGCAGAGAGTGACGGACGCATGCGTGAGGTCCAAGTGAAAGCGGCGGATTCGCCCGAAGTGACGGGTGCGTGTTGGGGTAACGGGCAAGAAAAACGGCGGCGGAGTCGTCGGCTACCGACCGGCTGCGACCGGTCTGTGTTCACCGACGCGGGGTCTGTCGGACCGGGATGGGCATCGGGCTGCGTTTATCCGAGCAGTCGTTCACTCGGCGTCGAGAAACTGGCTCTCCCACGCCTGCCGCTGTTGGAGCGCTTGAATCCCTGCTTCCGAGATCTGGTAGTAGTTCGTTCGGCGGTCGTGCTGCCCCTTGGTGACGAAACCGCGGTCGACGAGCGTATCCAGGTTTGGATACAGCCGTCCGTGTTTGACTTCGCCGATATCTCGCTCGATGCGCTCTTTCACCATCTGCCCAGAGGGTTTGTCCAGGCCAGCGATGACGTACAAGAGGTCACGCTGGAAGCCGGTCAGTTCGAACAGACTCATCGTGGCTCCAGATTACACGCCATTGGATATTGTTAGCCACCGACGAACGGGGGAGAGAGCCGCTGTCACCGTACTTCGCTCGCGGGAACACATCGGTAACCGGGAAGACCGGCCTACGACGGGGGTCGCGCCGGGGCGGTACGGCCAGCCAACCGGGTACATTCAGTCCTACCGAACCGTCCGATAGTCCGGGAATAACCAAGTCACTAGGTGGTTTTCACAGGTGTATGAGATACCAGGCGTACCGGCAGTGGCCGCAACAGTCTACCGCCCGACTGTACGGTGCCGGATGACCCCGGACGGTGGGCAACTCTCGACGGACGCGCTGTTTCAGATTCTGGGCAACTCTCGGCGGCGCTTCATCATCCGCCAGCTCTACCGGACGGACCGCGACCTCGACTTGAAGGAACTCGCCGCCCAGATCGCGGCGGTCGAGGAGGGGATCGCGCCCGAGGCGGTCACGAACGAGGAACGGCAACGCGTGTACGTCTCGCTCTACCAGACGCATCTGCCGACGCTCACCGAGAGTGGACTCATCGACTACGACGAGGACCGACGGACGCTCTCGCTCAGACGCAACGCGCTCGAAGGCCACTGCGTGACGCCGTCGTCGACGCCGTGGCTGACGGGCTACGCGGTCGTCGCCGCCGCTGGTCTGCTGGTCGGTCTCGCGTTCTCGTTCGGACTGCTCGGCCTGCCACCGTCGGCCGCCGGGACCGCCCTGACCGGGTTGGGAGTCGTCCTCGGCGCGCTCGTCGCCGCCCAGTACGCCCGAGAGCGACGGCTCGCCGCGAAAGAGTGTCTCCTGTCGCTGGTGGAGTAACGTGAGCGACGGCGAGTGTCTGGCGTCGGTCGAGTAGCGTGAGCGACGGCGTGCGTCTGGCGTCGGTCGAGTAGCGTGACCGACGGCGAGTGTCTGGCGTCGGTCGAGTAGCGTGACCGACGGCGCGCCCCCCTGCCACCCCTTGCGTTCCTCCGGTGTCCCACAGTATCCGGTAGTCCGAGGATAACTTTGCAGGCAGACGGGCTAGAACAACACGTATGTCCCTCCAGCAACCCACACTCGTGCCGAAGGCCTGTGCCTACATCACGCGCAACGGCGGCCGGGAGCTGCTGGTGTTCCACGGGCCGGGACACGACGGCTTGCAGATACCGAAGGGCACAGTCGAGCCGGACGAGTCGCCGCGGCGGGCGGTCTACCGCGAGGTCACAGAGGAGTCGGGCTTGACCGACCTCGGCCGACCCGAACCGGTCGCTGCCGACGTATGGAAACGGCGCCGCGCTCGGCTGTATCTCCGGCACTTCTATCACTTCGCCGTCGAGGAACCCCGCGACACGTGGACGCACGTCGTGACGGGGACGGGCGAGGAGGTCGGCGACCGGTTTCACTTCTTCTGGGTCGACCTCCCGACCGACGAACCATTCGCGCTCGGACTCGACGACTATCTCTCGCGGTTAGACTGACCGACGCGAC is a window from the Halogranum gelatinilyticum genome containing:
- a CDS encoding nucleotide sugar dehydrogenase: MTPVSLYGSSLSPAAQRRAFEGGDVPVAVYGLGKMGLPLAMVYAETTGNVVGVDVDQGVVDTLNAGECHVTGEPGLPEAVAEQVTRGAFRATVDASDAAATVHVVIVPTLVTDDHRTDLSILESACRALGANVTAGDLVVVECTVPPGTARDLVRPLVAEVSGLDEAAFGVAVCPERTLSGRALSDVRGGHPKIVGGVDAESTRVARLVYESLTTNDVIPVADATTAECVKLFEGLYRDVNIALANELATLTDELGIDVVETIDAANSQPFCDIHTPGPGVGGHCIPYYPYFVMDRVERDTPLLRTARQVNDSMPRFTAEKVEDELAAVGKHVADATVLVLGLTYRPGVAEIRATPAKPLVERLAELGARVLVCDPVLDDTSDFAGERVDVDDLLTTDPDAVVVVTPHAEFDAIDWDAFEDVVVVDGRGSVGETRHPVYRIGGGRRVGSVERTAATDGGDANTVAGGDR
- a CDS encoding Gfo/Idh/MocA family protein; this translates as MSATVAAGVIGVGAMGRNHARVYAELPGVDLVGVSDVDDALAREVADEFDTVAYDLAELLARADVVSIAVPTRFHFDVARQAIEAGVHVLVEKPVTATVEEGRELAALADAHDVVVQVGHVERFNPAVTALFDVMADLTPVAFEAHRLGPPPARRIDDGVVLDLMIHDLDVVCALAGSGVESVHGFGTADGQHATAHLGFADGTLATLTASRRTQKKVRTLEVTAEECFVTVDYIDQSLRIHRHSHPEYRRQGGEVSYRNESVIEQPMLSAGEPLKLELAAFVKAATTGSEPVVGIDDGLRALALAMLVTERVGDGPTGAVGGTPLSEVAE
- a CDS encoding DegT/DnrJ/EryC1/StrS family aminotransferase, with translation MSSDIPTDGGVDTAAVDSPSRPQAVTRRTRPIAIAAPALGDEERARVDAVVRSGQLAHGTEVEAFESEFAEFCGVDHAVATSNGTTALHAALVALGVGPGSRVVTTPFSFVASANAAALCGAEVGFVDIDPLTYNLDVDALEAALRAGEQVDAVVAVHLFGLPADVAHLQELADEFDFALVEDAAQAHGAAVDGQRVGSFGDVACFSFYPTKNMTTGEGGMITTDSAELTEAAGRFIDHGRVSGYEHATVGHNYRLTDLAAAIGRVQLTRLPGFNDRRRENAARYDDLLADTPLVTPMEPDGFRHVYHQYTVRSADRDGLAAHLAAEEIGTGVYYPIPIHRQRPYAGLDVRAPIAERAADEVLSLPVHPGVSPVDVERVADAIHAYVEANR
- a CDS encoding acyltransferase, whose translation is MTTILHQLGDDPAVDPDVQLGVGGGEHPTVVGDRATIRSGSILYGDVVVGDDFTTGHNVLIRAETVIGDDVLVGTNTVVDGRVVVGSGVSLQTGVYIPPETVIGDDVFVGPGAVLTNDPYPVRQDVGLVGATIEDHVSIGANATILPGVTIGEGAFVAAGAVVTRDVPPRTLAVGSPAVHRPLPESLKGGNHIR
- a CDS encoding PadR family transcriptional regulator, whose product is MFELTGFQRDLLYVIAGLDKPSGQMVKERIERDIGEVKHGRLYPNLDTLVDRGFVTKGQHDRRTNYYQISEAGIQALQQRQAWESQFLDAE
- a CDS encoding DUF7344 domain-containing protein, which codes for MTPDGGQLSTDALFQILGNSRRRFIIRQLYRTDRDLDLKELAAQIAAVEEGIAPEAVTNEERQRVYVSLYQTHLPTLTESGLIDYDEDRRTLSLRRNALEGHCVTPSSTPWLTGYAVVAAAGLLVGLAFSFGLLGLPPSAAGTALTGLGVVLGALVAAQYARERRLAAKECLLSLVE
- a CDS encoding NUDIX hydrolase, which gives rise to MSLQQPTLVPKACAYITRNGGRELLVFHGPGHDGLQIPKGTVEPDESPRRAVYREVTEESGLTDLGRPEPVAADVWKRRRARLYLRHFYHFAVEEPRDTWTHVVTGTGEEVGDRFHFFWVDLPTDEPFALGLDDYLSRLD